Proteins from a single region of Mumia flava:
- a CDS encoding SRPBCC family protein, with translation MTAPAIDPYLIEETIEIDAPVPAVWDVVSDLRRMGEWSPQCRRMWVRGPIGVGTRTINLNRQGWKVWPTTARVVRYEPQTAIAFRITENRTVWTFELTDLGDGRTRLVERRTAPHGTSSVSRALVAAVLGGDAAFRDELAQGIASTLARVRTEAEGARR, from the coding sequence ATGACCGCCCCCGCCATCGACCCGTACCTGATCGAGGAGACCATCGAGATCGACGCGCCCGTCCCTGCGGTCTGGGACGTCGTCTCCGACCTGCGCCGGATGGGGGAGTGGAGCCCGCAGTGCCGACGGATGTGGGTCCGGGGCCCGATCGGGGTCGGGACCCGCACGATCAACCTCAATCGCCAGGGATGGAAGGTGTGGCCGACGACGGCGCGGGTCGTCCGGTACGAGCCGCAGACCGCGATCGCCTTCCGGATCACCGAGAACCGCACGGTCTGGACCTTCGAGCTCACCGACCTCGGCGACGGCCGGACCCGGCTGGTCGAGCGCCGGACGGCCCCGCACGGCACCTCGTCGGTCTCCCGCGCCCTGGTCGCGGCCGTGCTGGGCGGCGACGCGGCGTTCCGTGACGAGCTGGCCCAGGGGATCGCCTCGACGCTGGCGCGGGTGCGGACGGAGGCGGAGGGGGCGCGTCGCTGA